CCTCAACACCGAGGGCCGCACGCTCGCCTCGCTCACGGGACTGGCGGTGGACGGCAAGACGGCGGCGCTCCTGTGCGGGCGCACCTACCGCTCGCCCATGCTCATCCAGAACATCGCCCGGTGGAGCGCGGCGCCGCCGGCCCTCATTGCCCACCTGCTCAAGCAGGAGGCGGTCCGGCGGCAGCCGCAACTCCGGCTGCTGCTGCAGCGTCACCCCAACGCCCCCGCGGACGCACGCCGCGGGGAGCGCTGAGGCTTCACCCGCGTCTTACTGGCAGTCGCGCGTCTCGAAGTAGCCGATCAGCGGGTGGCTGCCCTCGGCCGCGGTGTCCCGGCCCACCAGGCACTTGCCGGCGGGCACGGTGACAGCGGAGCCGCCGCTCTCGAGCTTCAGCTCACCCGACACCACCTGCAGGCCGCCGGGGAAGCCCGTCGTGGTGTTGGCCTCCACGGGGCGGAAGCTCGGCGCGTTGCCGCCGCTCAGCCGCACGCGGTAGCTCTGGTCCTCATAGAAGGAGGGCACCTCCTCCGTCGGATCCGCCCGCAGCGGCGAGAGGAAGAACTTCGCGGCCAGGTCGAACTCCGGCAGCACGCGCACCAGCGGCAGGCCGTCGGCGCCCTTGGAGAGGTTCAGGTCGAAGTGCCGGTTGGACAGCGGGTTCAGGTCCGCGGTGAAGAGCTTGGTGCCGTTGAGGCTCACGTAGCTCTGCGCATCGCCCAGGCCCACGTGGCCGATGACGAAGTCCTCCTTGCCCTCCTGAGCCTGGAACTCGAAGGACATGCCGGACAGCGAGTACACCATCTGCTGGCGGGCCAGCGACGAGGTGCCGCCGTACGGGGCCCGGTACTCGGTGCTGCCCAGGTTCAGCGCGAAGCCCACCGTCTTGTCCTTGGCGTTCATGCGCAGCTCGGACAGCGGGTTGGCCTTCGCCGAGGAGAAGGCGTGCGTGGCGCCATCCGCCTCCACCTCGAGCTGGATGGCGTCGAGGATGCCGGTGCTGAAGGTGACGTCCTGCTCGCCGTTCTCCGTCAGCCGCAGCTCCACGCGGCCCGCCATGACCTTCGGAAGCCCCTGCGCGGCCGACGGGTCGAGGAACTTCACCGCGTCCTTGGCGCCGCCCAGGTCCACCACCACCGCCACCGTCTTCTTGCCGAAGCTCAGCACCATCGGCTCGGCGCGGTCGGGCCCGAGCAGCAGGCCCAGGTCGATGCCGTCGTCATCCGTGGAGGTGGCGCGCAGGCGCAGCTCCAGCTTGTCCACGGCCAGCGCGCAATCGGGATCCACGGGGGCCGCGCCAGTGGTGCATACGTCATCGCCCTTGAGCAGGAAGATGGTGGAGTCGCCCTGCGTCTCCTCGACGTTCGCCTCGGTGAAGATGCGCTCGCGCAGGTACTTCTCCAGCAGCGCCGCCTGGGCGTCCACCGCCGCCGGGTCGGTCGGCACGGGGCTGGTGGGCAGCTCGTTGGAACAGTCGCCGTCCGGCTCGGCGCAGGTGCTCGGGCTGCCGGTGAGGGGCACCTGGGCAAAGCTGCCCTGGAAGATGGAGGCGGCGGCGCCCAGGCTCTCGAAGGAGGACATCTCCGCCATCACCCGCGCGCTGGCGCTCACCGCGCGGACCATCTCGCCACTCCGGGTCGCCGTGGCCTCGGAGACCTCTTTCGCGCTCGGGGCGTCGCTGCAGCCGACACCGCCCAGGGCGACCAGCGTGGTACCGATCAGCCAGAACTTCGTCTTCATGCGCTCTCCTTGGTGAAACGGGGCGTGGCGGCTGGAGCAAGCGTTACGCCAACGAGTCGACGGCGTAACCTCGCGACATCCCATGCCCCGTGAGCAGCATGTTAGACCGCACCCTGACAGCCCTGTCAGGAGGCCGGGTCGAACGAGCGACCCTCGAGCGTCTCGACGGCGGCGCGGATCTCCAGCGGGATGGAGATCTTCTCGTACGAGGGGTAGCGGATGGTGACGATGACACCACCGCCCCGAGTGTAGAGGGTGCCCTTGTCGGCGTCGGCGATGGCGTACTCCATGGTGATACTGGTGCGGCCCATGCGCGACACGCGCGCACCCGCGATGAGGTTGGCCGGGAAGACGACGGGCTGCAGGTAGTCGGCGTTCGTGGCGGCGAGGATGGGGCCAACGCCTGAGTGCCCCATGTTCACCAGGCCGATGCGGGTGAAGTAGGTGATGCGGGCGGACTCGAACCAGACGAAGTAGCGCGCGTTGTTGACGTGCCCGTAGGCGTCCATCTCGCTCCAATGGACGGGGAAGCGCAGGGTGATGGGGAAGTCCTTGAGGGTGTCCGACATGGGGCACCATGCTAAAGGCATGGACATGACACGTCACCGATTGGTTCTGCCTGTGTTGGGTGCCGCGGTGTTTGGCATCGCCGCGCTGAGCTGGGCGCGTGAACCCGTGGCGGCGGTCCGCTACCGGGTCTCCACGCGCGAGGCGCCTCGTCACCTCATCGCCGAGGGCAAGGGCTCGGCCACGCTGCTGCTCAACGCCTCCACGGGGGCCAGCGCGGCGTCCGTGACACTGCTGGAGCTGGGCCCCGGCGCCGCCGTGCCCGAGCACACGCACGAGGCGAGCGCGGAGATCCTCTATATCGAGGACGGCGCGGCGGAGATGGCGGTGGACGGGCAGAAGCTGAAGGTGGAGCGGGGAGACGCGGTGTACATCCCGGCGGGGGCCAAGCACTCGGCGCGGGTGGTGTCCGAGGGGCCCATGCGCGCGGTGCAGGTGTACGCCGGCCCGGGCCCCGAGCAGCGCTTCACCCAGGGCCCGCGCGTGGACACGAAGGACAAGAAGGACGGGAAGTGACGACTCCGGAGAGCGGTACCGCGACGAAGCCCCAGCGTCGCCTGGGCATGGTGCGCTGGCTCCACCCCGCGCAGTTCATGCGCACCAGCCTGGATGCGATTGTCGCGGCCGTGTTCGGCGCTCGGGCCGACCAGCGGCTCGTCGAGGCGATGGTGCGTCCGCAGGAGCCCTACTTCGACTACTCGCAGATCGAGGACGAGCAGGGCCACTTCTGGCTGGACTACGTGGCGGACACGGGCGACGGGTGGGATCCGACCTACTGCATCGCCCGGCTGCTGGCACTACCGACGCTCCAGGTGGGAACCCAGGGCGGGGCGCCAGAGGTCCTCCCCCGTGGACGCGTGCTCGTCTCCGGAGGCGACTGTGTGTACCCGGGCGCGAGCCGCGAGGTGTACGAGGAGCGGCTGATCCAGCCCTATGAGTCGGCGATGCGGCGCTCGCACCCACCGAGCCCGGACCTGTTCGTCATCCCAGGCAACCATGACTGGTACGACGGGCTGGCCTCCTTCCTGCGCCTGTTCTGCGCGCAGCGCTGGGTGGCGGGCCGGCGCACGCGACAGACGCGCAGCTACTTCGCCCTCAAGCTGCCGCGCGACTGGTGGCTCATCGGCACGGACGTGCAGCTCAACAGCGACATCGACGTGCCGCAGGTGGAGTACTTCCGGCAGGTGTCCGCGCTGATGGGGCCCGAGGACCGCGTCATCCTCTGCAACGCGGAGCCCTCGTGGATCCACGCGGTGGCCACCAAGAAGCGCCGGGGCTACCTGGAGAACAACCTCGAGTACCTGCAGGAGAAGGTGCTGGGCAAGCGCATCAGCGTCTTCATCGCGGGAGACCTCCACCACTACCGGCGACACGCGAACCCCGAGGGGCGTCAGAAGATCACCGCCGGTGGCGGGGGCGCCTTCCTGCACCCCACCCACGCGCCCGCGGCGAAGACGCTGCTCGATGACTACACCGTGCAGACGAGCTTCCCGGACGAGAAGACCTCCCGGAAGCTGGCGCGCAAGAACCTGATGCTCATCCGATACAGTCCGCTGCTCGGGTTGATCACCGGCGGGCTGTACCTGCTGCTGGCGCTGGCGGCGTACGCGGAGGTGGGGCACCTGGGCCTCTCGCGCTTCCCCGAGGTGCTGTCGGCGGTGGGCCACTCCATGGTGAGTCGACCGTGGACGCTGGTGGTGGGAATGGGCACCATCGCCAGCCTCGGCGCCTTCGCGGACGTGGCATTCGGGCGGCTGCGCTGGTGGATGGGCTCGCTTCACGGGTTGGCCCACATCGTCACGGCGTTCTTCTGCGCGTGGGCGGCCACCTACTTCACCGTCAGCGTGCTGGGCCTCTGTCCGGAGCTGATGCCCGATGGCATGCGCTGCGTGGGAGGCTGGCCGCACCTGGCGGGCAAGTTCCTGCTGTCCTCGGTGCTCACCTTCCTGGGTGGATTCCTCGTGGGGCCCTTCGTGCTGGGCACCTATCTCTGGGTGAGCGTCAACGGCTTCCGCGCCCACTCGAACGAGGCGTTCGGCTCCCTGGCGGTGCCGGACTGGAAGAACTTCCTGCGGCTGCGCATCGGGCCGGACGGAGCGCTCACCATCTACCCCGTGGGCGTGGAGCGCGTGCCGCGCAAGTGGAAGCCGACTCACGCCGGGCCCTACGCCCCCGCGTACGAGTCGGATGATCCGAAGGCCACGGCGCCCGTGCTCATCGAGCCGCCGATCCGCATCAAGTGAGGAGGTTGCGGGCCAGGCTTCCCAGCGTGGCCACCGCGGCCTCGATGCGCGGCGACCAGGGCTGGCTGCAGCTCATGCGGATGAAGTGCGAGTAGCGCTGCGGCTGCGCCGAGAAGATGGGCCCTGGGGCGATGCTGATGCCCGCCTCCAGCGCTCGCTCGTGGAGCTTCAGGGCATCCACCGTGGTGGGCAGCTCCACCCACAGCAGGGAGCTGCCCGTCGGCCGCGTCACGCACGTGCCCTCGGGGAAGTGCTCGGCGATGGCCTCGGTGGTGCGCTCCAGCTGCGCGGACAGGTGGCGCCGCAGGGTCCGCAGGTGCCGGTCATAGCCTCCGCTCTGGAGGAAGCGGGCGATGGCGAGCTGGGGCAGCGTGGGCGTGGCCACTGTCTGCGCGAACTTGAGCAACTCCACCCGCTCGCGGTAGCGGCCGGGCGCCACCCAGCCCACGCGGTAGCCTGGCGCCAGCGTCTTCGAGAAGGAACCGCACAGCAGCACCAGCCCCTCTTTGTCGAACGCCTTGCACGTGCGCGGGCGCTCCGGGCCGAAGTACAGGTCTCCGTAGATGTCGTCCTCGATGAGCGGAATGTCACGCTCGGTCAGCAGGGCCACCAGGCGACGGCGGTGCTCCTCGGGCATGCAGCTTCCCAGCGGGTTGCTGAAGCTGGGCACGGACAGCACCGCGGCCACGCGCCGCTTGTCGAGCGCGGCCTCCAGCGCCTCCAGCTCCATGCCGTGCCGGGGGTGGCTGGGAATCTCCAGTGCGCGCAGCCCGAGCGACTCGATGGCCTGGAGGGTGCCGTAGTAGGCGGGAGACTCGATGGCGATGGTGTCCCCGGTCTTCGCCACGGCGCGCAGGCTCAGGTAGACGGCCTCGGAGGCGCCGCACGTGGTGATGAAGTCATCCGGGCCGAGCGCGCATCCCCACTCCAGTGAACGGCGGGCGATCTGCCGCCGCAGCTCCAGGCAGCCGGGCGGCATGTCGTACTCCACCGCGAGATCGCTCGCCTCGCGCGACAACAGCGCCAGTTCGCGACCGAGGCGTTGGGTAGGCAGCAGCTCGGGCGCCGGGACGGAGGCTCCCAGCTGCACCACGCGCCGGTCACTCGCGGCCCGGTACACGCGCGCCACCAGGGCGGAGACGCTCACGGGGTTGGCGGTGGTGGCGGGACGGGAGACCTGCGGCTCGGCGGGCCGAGGGCGCTCACGGCGGCGCACGTAGTGGCCGGACTGCGGCCGCGTCTCGACGAGGCCCAGTGACTCCAGATGCACGTACGCCTGGAGCACGGTGGAGATGCTCACCCGCTCCTGCGTGCTGAGCTGCCGCACGGAGGGCAGGCGATCTCCGGCTCGGAGCGTCCCCGCGGTGATGGCGTCGCAGATGCGCTCGGCCACCTGCTCGTACAGCTTCGACTTCTGCGCCGCGCTCATCATGTGCCGCTCCGTTCCGTTCCCGAGCCGCGCTCCAGCCTTCATGGATAACGCCCACCCCTCGCACTGCCCAGGTACAGTGGGGCGCCTTCTGAACCGGTACAGTTCATCCTACCTCAACTGTACTGGTCACAATCGTCCCGGACTGAATCTGTTCTCCTTCTCCCGTGAGGCGCATCTTGGAGCAATCCGGAGGTAGACGATGACGGGCTCTGTTCTTGAAGGTCTTCGGGCGATGGCGTCGAGACTGCCGTGGGCGCGACGCGAGGACTCCTGCACCTGCGTGGTGCTGCCAGGAGGCACGCTGTGGAGTCACCGGCCGCGCGCGGGCGGGCTCACCCTCACCTGCAATGAGGGGTGGATCTGGCTCACGCAGGAAGGAGACACGGAGGACCACGTGCTCGCGGCGGGCAGCTCCCTGCGGCTGGACAAGCCGGGGCTCGTGGTGGTGCAGGCGCTGAGGTCGGCGCGCTTCTGCGTGTGCCAGAAGCCTCGGGGGCAGGTGGGAACGCCGCCCGCCATGAACTGGGCCGCGCGATGATGGAGCGGACACAGCGAATGGAGGGGCTGCTGCTGGGCACGCTGGCCGTGGCGGCGTTCAGCCTCTCGCTGCCGGCGACCCGCGCGGCGGTGCCCGAGCTCGGAGGGACGGTGGTGGGGCTGGGGCGAGCGGTGGTCGCGGCCGCGCTGGCGGGGGCGTTGCTCTTGGTGCGGCGCGAGCGGCTGCCCGAGCGTCGGCATTGGGCGCGGCTGGGACTGGTGGCGCTCGGCGTGGTGGTGGGCTTTCCCCTGCTGTCGGCGCTGGCGCTGCGAGACATGTCGGCGGCGCATGGGGCGGTGCTGGTGGGGCTGCTGCCGGGCGCAACGGCGGTGGCGGCCGTGCTCCGCGCGAAGGAGCGGCCGTCCCTGGGGTTCTGGATGGCTTCGGCCGCGGGGCTGGTGTGCGTGCTGATCTTCGCGGTGGCGCAGGGCGCGGGCGGGCTCACGGCGGGAGATGGGCTGGTGCTGCTCGCGGTGGTGGCGGGAGCGCTGGGCTATGCGGAGGGAGGTGCGCTGGCGCGGGAGCTGGGCGGCTGGCGCGTCATCTGCTGGGCTCTGGTGCTGGCCGCTCCGGTGCTCGTTCCGGTGGTGGCGCTCTCCGTGGGCGCTTCCGTGTCCCAGGTCAGCACTCGCGCGTGGCTCGGCTTCGGGTACGTCTCGCTGGTGAGCATGTTCCTGGGGTTCTTCGCCTGGTATCGGGCGATGGCGCTCGGGGGCGTGGCGCGGGTGGGGCAGCTTCAGTTGCTCCAACCGTTGCTCACGCTGCTGTGGTCCGCGCTGCTCCTGGGAGAGGAGGTGGGGCGGGACACATTCGGTGCTTCGCTGCTCGTGCTGCTCTGTGTGCTCGCGGGGGTGCGCAGCCGGGTGCGACAGTTGCCGGCCCCTGTGGTGCGCTGATCCGTGAGCCACCCTACCCAGGGGGCTACCCACGCCGTGTCAGACCTGTATAGTAGGGTCCTCACATCCGCCTGAAGAGGCAGGTGGATGCTCTACGTACAGGGAGGCGGCGATGGCGACAGCCAACGGTGGCGACGTGATGCTTCAACTGCTCCAGGGATTCCAGGAGTTCCAGCATGGATTCCAGGAACTCAGTCAAGGAGTCCAGGAACTCAAGCAGGGATTCCTGGGGCTCGGGCAGGAAGTCCAAGAACTCCGGCAGGAAGTCCGGATTTCATTCAAGCGACTCGGCGATCGGGTTGGCGCGCTTGAGGGACGGATGGAATCCCTTGAGGGACGGATGGAATCCCTTGAGGGACGGATGGAATCCCTTGAGGGACGGATGGAATCCCTTGAGGGACGTGTGGGCTCACTTGAGGGACGTGTGGGCTTACTCGAAGGTCAAGTGGGTACCCTTCAGCACTCGAACCAGCAGATCCTGGGCTACATCAAGCGCATTGGGAAGATGCTAGGCAAGGTCGCTCAGGACCGCGATGCGCTGACCGAGCGCGTGGATGATCATGAGCGGCGCCTGATCATCCTAGAGAAGTAGCCGGTCTCCTTGACGGGTCAGCGCTCGAAGACGACCTGCCCCCCCACCACCGTGAGCATCACCTTCACATCGCGGATCTCCTCGGGAGGAATCCGGGTGATGTCGCGCTCCAGCAGCGTGAAGTCCGCCAGCTTCCCCTCTTCCAGGGTGCCCTTGTCCTGCTCCTCGAAGGAGGCATAGGCACTGCCTGAGGTGTAGGCCCGAAGCGCGTCCTCGACGCCGATTCGCTGCTCGGGCACCCATCCGCCCGGGTGCTCGCCATCCAGCGTGCGGCGGGTGACGGCGGCGTAGATGCCTTCCAGCGGCGTGGGCGGTGCCACGAACCAGTCACTGCCAAAAGCCAGCCGCGCGCCCGTGTCCCGCAGCGAGCGGAACGCATACGTCGTCTTCGCCCGCTCGGGACCGATGACCCTCTCCGCCCAGCGTCCGTCATCAATGGCGTGGTAGGGCTGCATGCTGGCGATGACACCCTGCGCGGCAAAGCGCGGCACGTCCTCGGGCGCGATGTGCTGCGCGTGCTCGATGCGGAAGCGGCGATCCCTCGGGCCGTTCTCCGCCGCCACACGCTGGAAGATGTCGAGCTGGAGGCGAATCGCACGGTCTCCAATGGCATGCACCAGCACGTGCAGCCCTGCCTTGTCCGCGCCGGAAGTCCACCGATAGAGGTCCTCTGGTGTGTTCACCAGCAGCCCCGTGTCGTTCGGCGCGTCGGTGAAGGGCTCCAGGAAGGCTGCCGTGTGCGAGCCGAGCGAGCCATCCACGAAACCCTTGAGCGCGCCGATGCGCAGCCACGCATCTCCCCGCCCGCCCTGGGCCACGGTGTCCCGCAGGCGCTCCCAGGTATCCAGCGGCATGGCGACATAGATGCGCGTGCGCAGCGCTCCCGCGGCGTGCGCGCGCTCGAAGACCGCCAGGTCCTCCCACGTCCCCATCCCCATGTGCTGCACCGAGGTGACGCCGTTGGCGGCCACGTGGCGCATGGCCGCGTCCAGGGCCCGAGCGCTCAGCTCCGGCGCGGGTTCAGGTACCACACGGCCCACCAGCGCCATGGCCTTGTCCTTGAGCACGCCCGCAGGCTCGCCTCCCGGGCCTCGGACGATGGTGCCTCCCTCTACCTCCCGCGTCGTGGCCGTCACTGCCGCCGCACGAAGGGCCGCGCTGTTGGCCAGGCCCATGTGCCCGTCCAGCCGGCTCACCCAGACCGGATGCTCGGGCGTCACGGCGTCGATCCAATCGCGGCGGGGCAGCTCGCCGCCCCAGTTCTCGTGGTCCCAGTCTCCTCCCGTAATCCAGGTGCCCGGAGGCACCGTGGCGGCGAACGCCTGGATGCGGCGGATGAACTCCTCCGGCATCTTCGCATCCCGGAGCTGCACCGAGGCGAGCCGGAAGCCCGCATCGAGGAAGTGCAGGTGGGCATCATTGAAGCCCGGCACCAGCAACCGTCCCTGTGCATCGATGACGCGGGTGTCAGCGCCCACCTGCCGGAACACCTCGGCGCTGGAGCCTACCGCCACCAGCCGCTCCCCACTCACGGCGAGAGCCTCGGCCCACGGCTGCCGGGAGTCTCCCGTCCACACCCGCGCATTGAGCACCGCGAACGTCACCGGCTCCGAGGAGACAAGGCGCGTTGTCATGGACACTCTCCCTCAGTGAATGAGCCGGTGTACCTGCTCGAGCATGGCCGCGCAGAGCAACCCTCCATAGGTGCCCAGCACGTAGCCGAACACGGCCAACAGCACTCCCACCGGCGCCAAGGCCGGGTGGAAGGTGGCCGCAACCACCGAGGCCGACGCGGTGCCTCCCACGTTCGCCTGCGAGCCCACCGCCGCGAAGAAGATGGGCGCCTTGAGCAGCCGCCGCACGCCCATTGTCACCGCCGCATGGAAGGCCATCCACAGCCCGCCTACCGCCACCAGCGCGGGAGCATCCAGCAGGCGGCGGAACTCGGCCTGCGCGCCAATCGTCGCCACCAGCAGGTAGAGGAACACCGAGCCCAAACGGCTGGCGCCCGCGCCCTCCAGCTTCCGCGCCGGGGTGAACGACAACACCACGCCCACCGTCGTCACCAACAGCACCACCCACGTGAAGCCCGTCACCACGCTGCCCAGGTCCGGCAGCTTCGCGGCGAGCTCCGTACACGCCACCGTTACTCCGAAGGCGATGGCCAGCATCCACAGCAGGTCCGCCAGCCCCACTGGCCGCGCGTTCTCCGCCTGAAGGCGCTCCACCTCCTGCCGCACCGCATCCAGGGAGCTCCGGTCCGCGCCCAGGCGCTCATCCATCTGCTTCTCACGGCCCGCGAAGGACAACAGCACCGCCGTCCAGATGTTCGAGACGCCCACGTCCACCACCACCAGCATGCTCAACGTGCTGTCGAGCGCCCCCACGCTCTGGCCGATCGCCACGAAGTTGGCGCTGCCGCCAATCCACGAGCCGCTCAGCGCCGCCAGTCCCTTCCAGGCCTGGTCTCCCAGCTCCGCCGGCACCAGCCACCCGAGCGCGAGGTACGCCAGCGGCCCGCCCAGGATGATGCCCACCGCTCCCGCCAAGAAGAGCACCACCGCGTTGCGCCCCAGCCGGGCAATGGCTGGCAGGTCCACCGAGAGCACCAGCAGCACGAGGCTCGCCGGCAGCAGGTACACCCGCACGAAGCGGTACAGCTCCGACTGGAGGGGAATGACTCCCAGGTTGGAGAGCACCGTGGGGACGAAGTAGATGAAGACGAGCAGCGGCACCGTGCGGAAGAAGCGCTGGAGCAGCGGGTGTCGCTCGGCGAGGAACAGCAGGCCGAGCACGCCCAGCAGCACGGCGAGCACCACCATCGGATCCTGAATGAGGGCCGACTTCACGCGCTCGCTCGCGGCTCCACGCCCAGCCCCGCACCCGCGCCCAGTTGGATGCGCCCCTCCACCACCGGGTGCCCCCGGAACGGGTCCTCGGAGAGGAGCAGGTTGCCGTCCAAGTCCAGCCAGTCCGCCAGGGGCCCCAGGTGCGCCGCCGCCGCGATGCCCACCGAGGTCTCCACCATGCACCCGATCATCACCTTCAGCCCACACGCGCGCGCCACATCGATGATGCGCAGCGTCTCGCGGATGCCTCCGGCCTTCTGCAGCTTCACGTTCACGCCGTGGTAACCCTCGGCCAGCTTCGGCACATCCGCGGCCCGGATGAGCGCCTCGTCCGCCACCAGCGGCAGCGGTGAGCGCGCGCGCAGCCACTTCGCGCCTTCCACGTCCGCCGCTGGCAGGGGCTGCTCCACCAACTCCACGCCCTGCGTGGCCATCCACTCGATGTACTTAAGCGCCTCGTCCGGCTTCCAGGCCTCGTTGGCGTCCACGCGAATCACCTTGGGCGTGGCGGCCCGCACCGTGCTGAACACCTCGCGCACCCGCTCCGCGCCGAGCTTTACCTTGAGGACCGGGTACGGCTCGGCCTCGCGCACCTTGCGCTCCAGCGTCTGCGGGTCATCGATGCCGATGGAGAAGGAGGTGATGGGCATGCGCGTGGGGTCCACGCCGAGCATCCGATACAGCGGCACGCCCAGCGTCTTGCCCGCCAGGTCATGCAGGGCGATGTCGAGCGCCGCCTTCGCCGCGCCGTTACCGGGCATCGCCTCCTGCACGGCCTCCGAGGCGTCCCGGAAGTAGCGCACGTCCCGCTCCAGCGCGGGGGCCAGGGTGCGCAGGGCCTCCAGCACCGTCTCCGCCGACTCGCCGTAGCGCACGTTGGGTGCGGCCTCGCCCAGGCCCACGTGCTCTCCCGAGCGCAGCTCCACGAACACGTTGCGCTTCGAGGTGCTGGTGCCTCGCGAGATGGTCCAGGCGTGACGCAGGGGCAGCTCGATGACGCGGGACGTAAAGGCAGCGGACATGGGCGGCGGGCTCTCCTGTGGGCATCGCCCTCTAGCACGACTTTCCCGCCGGACGCGGCATCGATCGGGGTACAACGCCCCCGTGCGCCCCCTGCCTTTCTGCCTCGCCCTGCTCGCCCTGGGTTGCAGCCACGCCGCCGGTCCTGCCCCCACTGCTCGCCCTCGTGAGGCCGAGGAGCTGCGCACGCTGCTCTCCGAGCTCGTCGCAGTGGACACCTCCAATCCGCCCGGCAACGAGACCGCCGCCGCCCAGGTGGCCGCGCGGTGGCTGCGCGAGGCCGGCATCGAGGTGGAGATCCTCGAGCCCGCCCCCGGCCGAGGCAACCTGCTGGCGCGGCTCAAGGGCACCGGTGGCGGACGCCCCATCCTCGTCCTGGCGCACCTGGACACCGTCCCCGCGAAGCGGGAGGAGTGGGCCACCGACCCGTGGACGCTCACCGAGCGCGACGGCTTCCTCTATGGGCGCGGCGTCCAGGACAACAAAGGCATGGCGGCCGCCAGCGTGCTGGCGCTGCGGCGGCTCAAGCGCGAGGGCGTAAAGCTGTCGAGAGACGTCGTGCTGTACCTCGGCGCGGATGAAGAGGTGGGCTCCGGCCACGGCCTGGACTGGATGCTGGAGCACCGCCCGGAGCTGCGCGAGGCCGAGTTCGCCCTCAACGAAGGCGGTCTCACCGAGCTGAGCGCGGACCGGCGAGAGGTGCGCTTCGTGGCCCTCCAGGCCGCCGAGCGCGTCTCGCGGAACGTGAAGCTCAAGGCCACCGGCCCCGGTGGGCACTCCTCCGCGCCTCCCGCCGACCCCAATCCGCTGGTGCGCGTCTCCGCGGCCGTGGCCCGCATCGGCGCGCTCTCCTTCCCCGCCCGGTTGACGCCCGCCGCTCGGCTCCACATCCAGGGCCGAGCGCCTCGAACGCCGGGCGAGCTGGGCGAGGCCTTGAAGCGCATCGCCGCCGCTCCGGACGCGCCCCCTCAGGAGGCCGTGGACACCGTGGTCCGGTTGGATCCCGCCTTGGCGGCGGTGATGCGCACCACCTGCGTGCCCACTGTCTTCCAGGCCGGCACCCGCTCCAACGTCATCCCCGCCACCGCCGAGGCCACCATCAACTG
This portion of the Hyalangium ruber genome encodes:
- a CDS encoding acyl-CoA thioesterase; this translates as MSDTLKDFPITLRFPVHWSEMDAYGHVNNARYFVWFESARITYFTRIGLVNMGHSGVGPILAATNADYLQPVVFPANLIAGARVSRMGRTSITMEYAIADADKGTLYTRGGGVIVTIRYPSYEKISIPLEIRAAVETLEGRSFDPAS
- a CDS encoding cupin domain-containing protein translates to MTRHRLVLPVLGAAVFGIAALSWAREPVAAVRYRVSTREAPRHLIAEGKGSATLLLNASTGASAASVTLLELGPGAAVPEHTHEASAEILYIEDGAAEMAVDGQKLKVERGDAVYIPAGAKHSARVVSEGPMRAVQVYAGPGPEQRFTQGPRVDTKDKKDGK
- a CDS encoding metallophosphoesterase, which produces MVRWLHPAQFMRTSLDAIVAAVFGARADQRLVEAMVRPQEPYFDYSQIEDEQGHFWLDYVADTGDGWDPTYCIARLLALPTLQVGTQGGAPEVLPRGRVLVSGGDCVYPGASREVYEERLIQPYESAMRRSHPPSPDLFVIPGNHDWYDGLASFLRLFCAQRWVAGRRTRQTRSYFALKLPRDWWLIGTDVQLNSDIDVPQVEYFRQVSALMGPEDRVILCNAEPSWIHAVATKKRRGYLENNLEYLQEKVLGKRISVFIAGDLHHYRRHANPEGRQKITAGGGGAFLHPTHAPAAKTLLDDYTVQTSFPDEKTSRKLARKNLMLIRYSPLLGLITGGLYLLLALAAYAEVGHLGLSRFPEVLSAVGHSMVSRPWTLVVGMGTIASLGAFADVAFGRLRWWMGSLHGLAHIVTAFFCAWAATYFTVSVLGLCPELMPDGMRCVGGWPHLAGKFLLSSVLTFLGGFLVGPFVLGTYLWVSVNGFRAHSNEAFGSLAVPDWKNFLRLRIGPDGALTIYPVGVERVPRKWKPTHAGPYAPAYESDDPKATAPVLIEPPIRIK
- a CDS encoding PLP-dependent aminotransferase family protein — encoded protein: MKAGARLGNGTERHMMSAAQKSKLYEQVAERICDAITAGTLRAGDRLPSVRQLSTQERVSISTVLQAYVHLESLGLVETRPQSGHYVRRRERPRPAEPQVSRPATTANPVSVSALVARVYRAASDRRVVQLGASVPAPELLPTQRLGRELALLSREASDLAVEYDMPPGCLELRRQIARRSLEWGCALGPDDFITTCGASEAVYLSLRAVAKTGDTIAIESPAYYGTLQAIESLGLRALEIPSHPRHGMELEALEAALDKRRVAAVLSVPSFSNPLGSCMPEEHRRRLVALLTERDIPLIEDDIYGDLYFGPERPRTCKAFDKEGLVLLCGSFSKTLAPGYRVGWVAPGRYRERVELLKFAQTVATPTLPQLAIARFLQSGGYDRHLRTLRRHLSAQLERTTEAIAEHFPEGTCVTRPTGSSLLWVELPTTVDALKLHERALEAGISIAPGPIFSAQPQRYSHFIRMSCSQPWSPRIEAAVATLGSLARNLLT
- a CDS encoding DUF2917 domain-containing protein; its protein translation is MASRLPWARREDSCTCVVLPGGTLWSHRPRAGGLTLTCNEGWIWLTQEGDTEDHVLAAGSSLRLDKPGLVVVQALRSARFCVCQKPRGQVGTPPAMNWAAR
- a CDS encoding DMT family transporter codes for the protein MMERTQRMEGLLLGTLAVAAFSLSLPATRAAVPELGGTVVGLGRAVVAAALAGALLLVRRERLPERRHWARLGLVALGVVVGFPLLSALALRDMSAAHGAVLVGLLPGATAVAAVLRAKERPSLGFWMASAAGLVCVLIFAVAQGAGGLTAGDGLVLLAVVAGALGYAEGGALARELGGWRVICWALVLAAPVLVPVVALSVGASVSQVSTRAWLGFGYVSLVSMFLGFFAWYRAMALGGVARVGQLQLLQPLLTLLWSALLLGEEVGRDTFGASLLVLLCVLAGVRSRVRQLPAPVVR
- a CDS encoding amidohydrolase, producing MTTRLVSSEPVTFAVLNARVWTGDSRQPWAEALAVSGERLVAVGSSAEVFRQVGADTRVIDAQGRLLVPGFNDAHLHFLDAGFRLASVQLRDAKMPEEFIRRIQAFAATVPPGTWITGGDWDHENWGGELPRRDWIDAVTPEHPVWVSRLDGHMGLANSAALRAAAVTATTREVEGGTIVRGPGGEPAGVLKDKAMALVGRVVPEPAPELSARALDAAMRHVAANGVTSVQHMGMGTWEDLAVFERAHAAGALRTRIYVAMPLDTWERLRDTVAQGGRGDAWLRIGALKGFVDGSLGSHTAAFLEPFTDAPNDTGLLVNTPEDLYRWTSGADKAGLHVLVHAIGDRAIRLQLDIFQRVAAENGPRDRRFRIEHAQHIAPEDVPRFAAQGVIASMQPYHAIDDGRWAERVIGPERAKTTYAFRSLRDTGARLAFGSDWFVAPPTPLEGIYAAVTRRTLDGEHPGGWVPEQRIGVEDALRAYTSGSAYASFEEQDKGTLEEGKLADFTLLERDITRIPPEEIRDVKVMLTVVGGQVVFER
- a CDS encoding DUF819 domain-containing protein, whose amino-acid sequence is MKSALIQDPMVVLAVLLGVLGLLFLAERHPLLQRFFRTVPLLVFIYFVPTVLSNLGVIPLQSELYRFVRVYLLPASLVLLVLSVDLPAIARLGRNAVVLFLAGAVGIILGGPLAYLALGWLVPAELGDQAWKGLAALSGSWIGGSANFVAIGQSVGALDSTLSMLVVVDVGVSNIWTAVLLSFAGREKQMDERLGADRSSLDAVRQEVERLQAENARPVGLADLLWMLAIAFGVTVACTELAAKLPDLGSVVTGFTWVVLLVTTVGVVLSFTPARKLEGAGASRLGSVFLYLLVATIGAQAEFRRLLDAPALVAVGGLWMAFHAAVTMGVRRLLKAPIFFAAVGSQANVGGTASASVVAATFHPALAPVGVLLAVFGYVLGTYGGLLCAAMLEQVHRLIH